Proteins co-encoded in one Haladaptatus sp. ZSTT2 genomic window:
- a CDS encoding acc operon protein has protein sequence MDIEELLAALDIDDANADEAAAIAAAIGAHLHDRGVAAASKGDDETWDGKRWTFAGRMETLQQRTVRVPSRAPTNAWAAAGRTDRMR, from the coding sequence ATGGACATAGAAGAGCTACTCGCGGCGCTCGATATTGACGACGCGAACGCAGACGAGGCTGCCGCCATCGCCGCCGCCATCGGCGCACACCTCCACGACCGCGGCGTCGCTGCCGCGTCAAAGGGAGACGACGAAACGTGGGACGGCAAACGCTGGACGTTCGCCGGGCGGATGGAGACCCTCCAACAACGCACCGTTCGAGTTCCATCGCGTGCGCCCACCAACGCGTGGGCGGCCGCAGGTAGAACCGATAGAATGAGATAA
- a CDS encoding acyl-CoA carboxylase subunit beta, with protein sequence MEEKISELREKHEEALLGGGEDRIEAQHEKGKMTARERIDYFLDEDTFTEFDQLRTHRSHNFGMEEEQIPGDGVVTGYGEVDGRTVFVFAHDFTVFGGSLGEVFAEKVVKVMDKAMDVGAPIIGLNDSAGARIQEGVVSLAGYADIFHRNQQASGVIPQISAIMGPCAGGAVYSPAITDFILMVEDTSHMMITGPEVIKTVTGEEITMEELGGAKTHNTKSGVAQFSTADEEAALDDIRRLLSYMPSNNVEDPPRVEPWDDPERMDDELKEVVPDQPQKPYDIVNVIDRVMDEGSFFEVAEKYARNIVIGFARLDGHAVGVVANQPKINAGTLDIESSLKGSRFVRFCDAFNIPLVTFVDVPGFMPGTDQEHGGIIKHGAKLLYAYSEATVPLLTVITRKAYGGAYDVMASKHLGADVNYAWPTAELAVMGPQGAVNILYRKELANADDVEAKRQELIDEYRDAFANPYEAAEKGYVDDVIEPQETRPRLINDLEMLRTKRKSQPDRKHGNIPL encoded by the coding sequence ATGGAAGAGAAGATCTCTGAGTTGCGTGAGAAGCACGAGGAAGCGCTCCTTGGTGGCGGCGAAGACCGAATCGAAGCCCAACACGAGAAGGGGAAGATGACGGCGCGCGAGCGCATCGACTACTTCCTCGATGAGGACACCTTCACCGAGTTTGACCAGCTGCGCACCCACCGGTCGCACAACTTCGGGATGGAAGAAGAGCAGATTCCCGGCGACGGCGTCGTGACCGGCTACGGCGAGGTTGACGGGCGCACCGTCTTCGTCTTTGCCCACGACTTCACCGTCTTCGGCGGGTCGCTCGGCGAAGTGTTCGCAGAGAAAGTCGTGAAAGTGATGGACAAAGCCATGGACGTTGGCGCGCCCATCATCGGCTTGAACGACTCTGCTGGCGCGCGGATTCAGGAAGGCGTCGTCTCGCTTGCTGGCTACGCGGACATCTTCCACCGCAACCAGCAAGCCTCCGGCGTCATCCCACAAATTTCGGCGATTATGGGGCCGTGTGCGGGCGGTGCGGTGTACTCACCCGCCATCACGGACTTCATCCTGATGGTCGAAGACACGAGCCACATGATGATTACCGGCCCCGAGGTCATCAAGACCGTCACGGGCGAGGAGATTACCATGGAAGAACTCGGCGGCGCGAAAACCCACAACACGAAAAGTGGTGTCGCCCAGTTCTCGACGGCAGACGAGGAAGCAGCTTTAGACGACATCCGTCGCCTGCTCTCGTACATGCCCTCGAACAACGTCGAAGACCCACCGCGTGTCGAGCCGTGGGACGACCCAGAGCGCATGGACGACGAACTCAAAGAGGTCGTCCCTGACCAGCCACAGAAGCCCTACGACATCGTGAACGTTATCGACCGTGTGATGGACGAGGGCTCGTTCTTCGAGGTCGCAGAGAAGTACGCCCGCAACATCGTCATCGGTTTCGCCCGACTCGACGGCCACGCCGTTGGCGTCGTCGCCAACCAGCCGAAAATCAACGCCGGGACGTTGGACATCGAATCCAGCTTGAAGGGGTCGCGCTTCGTGCGCTTTTGTGACGCGTTCAACATCCCACTCGTCACCTTCGTGGACGTGCCCGGGTTCATGCCCGGCACCGACCAAGAACACGGCGGCATCATCAAACACGGCGCAAAACTTCTCTACGCCTACTCGGAAGCCACCGTGCCCCTCCTGACCGTCATCACGCGCAAAGCCTACGGCGGTGCGTACGACGTGATGGCCTCGAAGCACCTCGGTGCGGACGTGAACTACGCCTGGCCAACCGCCGAACTCGCGGTGATGGGGCCACAGGGCGCGGTGAACATCCTCTACCGCAAGGAACTCGCAAACGCAGACGACGTTGAGGCAAAGCGCCAAGAGCTCATCGACGAGTATCGCGACGCCTTCGCCAACCCGTACGAGGCCGCAGAGAAGGGCTACGTTGACGACGTCATCGAGCCACAGGAGACCCGCCCACGACTCATCAACGACCTCGAAATGCTCCGGACGAAGCGCAAGAGCCAACCAGACCGCAAACACGGCAACATCCCGCTCTGA
- a CDS encoding sodium-dependent transporter, whose product MTRETWATQIGFILAAVGSAVGLGNIWRFPWMTAENGGSAFLIVYLGIVLLVGVPGLLGEFVIGRRAKRNPVGAMRELSGSRAWEFVGGFSVITAVVLLSFYSVVGGWILRYLVASPTGAYFGSPGAFYDAISFGTIGAVGFGLLFLVLTALIVFAGIRKGIELATKVMMPAIVILLIAFALWAFFQPNAAEGYAFYLGADWTYLSENFLSILPAAAGQALFTLSVGAGTMITYASYLGEDRSLPFDGSAIAVLNTFVGVLAGLVVFPLLFSFAPEMAAQSGPGALFIGIAGAFANLPPVAGIEIGPLVATLFFGVVALAALSSSISMLEIPVSFLVDEFGVERAYATGGLLVFVSVIMTVNALRPAVFGFIAGTLVDLMLTAGILAFLLFVGWVLGRDAAAEFAKGASDFGKSLATPWLFAVGVVLPLFLLFTLLTGIFGALSLTGSVETWMTLLLSAVIGLVAFFGLRRPTSVL is encoded by the coding sequence ATGACACGAGAAACCTGGGCAACCCAAATTGGGTTCATTCTCGCGGCTGTCGGCAGCGCCGTTGGACTCGGGAACATCTGGCGATTCCCGTGGATGACGGCTGAAAACGGTGGCAGCGCATTTCTTATCGTTTATCTCGGTATCGTCCTCCTCGTTGGCGTCCCCGGCCTGCTCGGTGAGTTCGTCATCGGCCGGCGTGCAAAACGCAACCCTGTCGGCGCGATGCGAGAGCTCTCCGGGTCGCGGGCGTGGGAGTTCGTCGGTGGCTTCAGCGTCATCACCGCCGTCGTCCTTCTCTCGTTTTACAGCGTGGTCGGCGGGTGGATTCTCCGCTACCTCGTCGCGAGCCCAACTGGCGCATACTTCGGCTCTCCCGGCGCGTTCTACGACGCCATCTCCTTCGGGACGATCGGAGCCGTCGGCTTTGGCCTGCTCTTTCTCGTCTTGACGGCGCTCATCGTCTTTGCGGGCATCCGCAAGGGCATCGAATTGGCGACGAAGGTGATGATGCCCGCCATCGTCATCCTGCTCATCGCCTTCGCGCTCTGGGCCTTCTTCCAGCCGAACGCCGCGGAGGGCTACGCCTTCTACCTCGGCGCTGACTGGACGTACCTCAGCGAAAACTTCCTCAGCATCCTTCCTGCCGCCGCCGGACAGGCGCTGTTCACGCTTTCGGTGGGCGCAGGGACGATGATCACCTACGCCTCGTATCTCGGTGAAGACCGCTCGCTCCCGTTCGACGGCTCCGCCATCGCGGTGCTCAACACGTTCGTGGGCGTGCTCGCCGGGCTCGTCGTGTTCCCGCTCCTGTTCAGTTTCGCCCCCGAGATGGCAGCACAGAGCGGCCCCGGCGCGCTGTTCATCGGCATCGCTGGTGCGTTTGCGAACCTGCCGCCCGTTGCTGGCATCGAGATTGGTCCGCTCGTTGCGACGCTGTTTTTCGGCGTCGTCGCGCTCGCGGCGCTGTCGAGTTCCATCAGTATGCTCGAAATCCCCGTCTCCTTCCTCGTTGACGAGTTCGGCGTCGAACGCGCTTATGCAACCGGTGGCCTGCTCGTATTCGTCTCGGTTATCATGACCGTCAACGCGCTTCGCCCCGCCGTGTTCGGCTTCATCGCGGGCACGCTCGTCGACCTGATGCTCACCGCCGGGATTCTCGCGTTCTTGCTGTTCGTTGGCTGGGTGCTCGGCCGCGACGCCGCAGCCGAGTTCGCAAAAGGGGCCTCTGACTTCGGCAAGTCACTCGCCACGCCGTGGCTGTTCGCCGTGGGCGTCGTCCTGCCGCTGTTCTTGCTGTTCACCCTCCTGACCGGCATCTTTGGGGCACTCAGCCTCACCGGCTCCGTTGAGACGTGGATGACGCTTCTTCTCAGCGCCGTCATCGGTCTCGTCGCCTTTTTCGGCCTGCGCAGGCCGACCTCGGTGCTGTAA
- a CDS encoding sodium-dependent transporter has product MSERETWATRMGFILAAVGSAVGLGNLWQFPFKTATNGGAAFLVVYIGAAIAIGFPAMLAEFVIGRRTNLNTISAFKKLGFKNWRVVGALGLFTGFWILSYYSVVGGWVLRYLGGSVTGAYFADPGTYFGTISMGPEALALHAVFMAITIGIVAFGIEGGIEKATKLMVPSIALILVGLAGFAYVNNPSAAMDAYGYFLNPDLGTLRANFTEIVPFAVGQAFFSLSLGMGAMITYASYLGNDDNLAKDGLTIVFLNSLVGILAGLVVFPLLFAQGIDPNTSGPGALFVAVASAFADLGGLGRIVGVIFFGVVLIAALSSAISLLEVVVAYIVDHYDVGRKPAALGVGGIIFALGIPSALDIAWLGWFDTLAYKFLLPFGVLLLLFFVGWVLGGDASRELLKGMRNRTTFSTTWLWTVRTVVLLGVIVTLGFGIQTLLEKGIMPPL; this is encoded by the coding sequence ATGAGTGAAAGAGAGACATGGGCAACGCGGATGGGATTTATCCTTGCGGCCGTCGGCAGTGCCGTCGGCCTCGGAAACCTCTGGCAGTTCCCGTTCAAAACGGCGACCAACGGCGGGGCAGCATTCCTCGTCGTCTACATCGGCGCGGCAATCGCCATTGGCTTCCCGGCGATGCTCGCAGAGTTCGTCATCGGCCGACGAACCAACCTGAACACGATTAGCGCGTTCAAAAAACTCGGCTTCAAAAACTGGCGCGTCGTCGGCGCGCTCGGCCTCTTTACCGGCTTCTGGATTCTGTCGTACTACTCCGTCGTCGGTGGCTGGGTGCTTCGCTACCTCGGCGGGAGCGTCACCGGCGCGTACTTCGCCGACCCTGGCACGTACTTCGGGACGATTTCGATGGGGCCAGAGGCGCTCGCGCTCCACGCCGTGTTCATGGCCATCACCATCGGCATCGTCGCCTTCGGCATCGAAGGCGGCATCGAGAAAGCCACGAAGCTGATGGTTCCCTCGATTGCGCTCATCCTCGTCGGCCTCGCCGGGTTCGCGTATGTGAACAACCCGAGCGCCGCGATGGACGCTTACGGCTACTTCCTCAATCCTGACCTCGGGACGCTCCGGGCGAACTTCACCGAAATCGTGCCGTTCGCCGTCGGACAGGCGTTCTTCTCGCTCTCACTCGGCATGGGCGCGATGATTACCTACGCCTCCTACCTCGGCAACGACGACAACCTCGCCAAAGACGGCCTCACGATTGTCTTCCTGAATTCGCTCGTCGGGATTCTCGCCGGGCTTGTCGTGTTCCCGCTCCTGTTCGCACAGGGCATCGACCCGAACACGAGCGGCCCCGGCGCGCTGTTCGTCGCCGTGGCGAGCGCCTTTGCCGACCTCGGTGGACTCGGCCGAATAGTCGGCGTCATCTTCTTCGGCGTCGTGCTCATCGCCGCGCTCTCCTCGGCTATCAGCCTCCTTGAAGTGGTCGTCGCGTACATCGTTGACCACTACGACGTCGGCCGCAAGCCCGCCGCACTCGGCGTCGGGGGCATCATCTTCGCCCTTGGCATCCCGTCTGCGCTCGACATCGCGTGGCTCGGCTGGTTCGACACGCTTGCCTACAAGTTCCTCCTGCCGTTCGGAGTTCTTCTGCTCCTGTTCTTCGTTGGTTGGGTTCTCGGTGGCGATGCGAGTCGAGAACTCCTCAAGGGCATGCGGAATCGGACGACGTTCAGCACCACGTGGCTTTGGACGGTTCGAACGGTCGTTCTCCTCGGCGTCATCGTGACCCTCGGATTTGGGATCCAGACGCTTCTGGAGAAAGGCATCATGCCGCCGCTCTAA
- a CDS encoding SDR family oxidoreductase produces MSVEFDFSGRVVVVTGASGALGSTVANEFSRKGATVCAADVVEPESGTLVAGVHFYEGDFTDEKTVESTFSKIVADHGQLDCLVNIAGTWNGGTPIDETDVDTFDMLFNVNLKTMFLASKHAIPHLKETDGAIVSTSARASLEGGTGDGPYRAAKAGVRLLTETIAEENKGVVRANAIMPSVIDTPANREAMPDSDHDKWVKPAEIARVIMFLCSDAADVTSGAAVPVYGEA; encoded by the coding sequence ATGAGTGTCGAGTTCGACTTTTCGGGGAGGGTCGTCGTCGTGACCGGCGCGAGCGGCGCGCTCGGGAGCACCGTCGCAAACGAATTTTCAAGAAAGGGAGCCACCGTCTGTGCGGCGGACGTGGTGGAACCAGAATCGGGCACGCTCGTCGCGGGCGTCCACTTCTACGAGGGTGATTTCACCGACGAGAAAACGGTCGAATCGACTTTCTCGAAAATCGTCGCTGACCACGGGCAACTCGACTGCCTCGTGAACATCGCGGGAACGTGGAACGGCGGGACGCCCATCGACGAAACCGACGTGGACACCTTCGACATGCTGTTCAACGTCAACCTGAAGACGATGTTCCTCGCCAGCAAACACGCGATTCCCCACCTGAAAGAGACGGACGGCGCAATCGTCTCCACGAGCGCCCGCGCCTCACTCGAAGGCGGCACAGGCGACGGCCCCTACCGCGCCGCGAAAGCCGGCGTGCGCCTGCTCACCGAAACCATCGCCGAGGAGAACAAAGGAGTCGTCAGAGCAAACGCCATCATGCCGAGCGTCATCGACACGCCCGCAAACCGCGAGGCGATGCCCGATTCAGACCACGACAAATGGGTCAAACCCGCTGAAATCGCCCGCGTCATCATGTTCCTCTGCAGCGACGCCGCGGACGTGACGAGCGGCGCGGCGGTGCCGGTGTACGGTGAAGCCTGA
- a CDS encoding NADPH:quinone reductase, whose translation MRAVRYHEYGGSDVLQTEEVMRPEPDKGELLVAVHAAGINPVDTYFREGAYKPASLPWIPGSDVAGVVTAVGDGVTEFKAGDEIYATALGNWLQGTCAEYVVVPTEMAAPLPESVSFAEAAGAALVGVTAWQSLIATANLEPAETVLIHGGSGGVGHMAVQIASATGARVVTTASPKYHDTLEELGADVVLNYARDDLQEAIEDAGKPDVILDHRLDEYLPLDCEVAAKGARIVAIGNEEAQATFPSVPAARAKALSVHHVSMFNTPDVGTVLKRLGTLMDSGKLTPLVYDTYPLDEIAAAHDAVLDESFLGKLVVTP comes from the coding sequence ATGCGCGCTGTACGTTACCACGAATACGGTGGGTCGGACGTCCTCCAGACCGAGGAGGTCATGCGTCCCGAACCCGACAAAGGAGAACTGCTCGTCGCCGTCCACGCCGCCGGTATCAACCCGGTGGACACCTACTTCCGCGAGGGGGCGTACAAGCCCGCCTCACTGCCGTGGATTCCCGGCTCCGACGTGGCGGGCGTCGTAACCGCAGTCGGCGACGGCGTCACCGAGTTCAAAGCAGGCGACGAAATCTACGCCACCGCCCTCGGCAATTGGCTGCAGGGAACCTGTGCTGAGTACGTCGTCGTCCCCACCGAGATGGCCGCGCCGCTCCCCGAATCCGTTTCGTTCGCGGAAGCCGCCGGGGCCGCGCTCGTCGGCGTCACCGCGTGGCAGTCACTCATCGCAACAGCAAATCTCGAACCCGCAGAGACGGTGCTCATCCACGGCGGCAGCGGCGGCGTTGGCCACATGGCCGTCCAAATCGCGAGTGCTACCGGCGCACGCGTGGTCACCACGGCCTCTCCGAAGTACCATGACACACTCGAAGAACTGGGTGCGGATGTAGTGCTCAACTACGCCCGCGACGACTTACAGGAAGCAATCGAAGACGCAGGAAAACCCGACGTGATTCTCGACCACCGCCTCGACGAGTACCTCCCGCTCGACTGCGAGGTGGCGGCGAAGGGCGCACGCATCGTCGCTATCGGGAACGAAGAAGCTCAAGCCACCTTCCCGAGCGTGCCCGCCGCCCGCGCGAAAGCGCTCTCGGTGCACCACGTCTCGATGTTCAACACGCCCGACGTCGGTACCGTCCTCAAACGACTCGGCACGCTGATGGACAGCGGCAAACTCACGCCGCTCGTCTACGACACCTACCCGCTCGATGAGATCGCCGCGGCCCACGACGCCGTCCTCGATGAGAGCTTCCTCGGGAAACTCGTCGTCACGCCGTAA
- the sucC gene encoding ADP-forming succinate--CoA ligase subunit beta → MKLHEYQAKDIFANAGIPTPDSELATTVDEVVEAAGSLGYPVAVKAQVHVGGRGKAGGIKLVSDEDEAREAADAILGMDLKGYTVESVLVEEAVDFVDELYVGVTMDRGEGKPVAMVSTKGGVNIEEVAEETPEAIAREHIDPAFGMHPYQARRAVYGAGVDADVARQVSSILQTLFQLWDDKDASDIEVNPLMVTSDNEVIAADAVMNIDDDALFRQPDLAELEEEAYEDDLERKAGEYGFDYVRLSGNVGIIGNGAGLVMTTLDLVDYYGGKPANFLDIGGGAKAARVANALDMVFSDPNVDSVVFNIFGGITRGDEVAKGINEALESFDEIPKPVIVRLAGTNAKEGMEILNTDLVQVEGTLESAVQAAVARAEEVQ, encoded by the coding sequence ATGAAGCTGCACGAGTATCAAGCGAAGGATATCTTCGCAAACGCGGGGATTCCAACGCCAGACTCGGAGCTCGCAACCACCGTAGACGAGGTTGTTGAAGCTGCTGGGTCGCTTGGTTATCCCGTAGCGGTGAAGGCCCAAGTTCACGTCGGTGGTCGTGGCAAGGCCGGAGGCATCAAACTCGTTTCCGACGAAGACGAGGCACGAGAGGCTGCCGACGCAATTCTCGGCATGGACCTCAAAGGCTACACCGTCGAGAGCGTTCTCGTCGAGGAAGCCGTCGACTTCGTCGATGAACTCTACGTCGGCGTGACGATGGACCGCGGCGAGGGCAAGCCCGTGGCAATGGTCTCGACGAAAGGTGGGGTCAACATCGAAGAGGTCGCAGAAGAAACCCCTGAAGCCATCGCCCGCGAACACATCGACCCGGCGTTTGGCATGCACCCATACCAGGCCCGTCGCGCCGTCTACGGCGCTGGTGTGGACGCAGACGTCGCCCGACAGGTCTCCTCGATTCTCCAGACGCTGTTCCAGCTCTGGGACGACAAGGACGCGAGCGACATCGAAGTCAACCCGCTGATGGTCACCTCGGACAACGAGGTCATCGCGGCAGACGCCGTCATGAACATCGACGACGACGCGCTGTTCCGCCAGCCAGACCTCGCGGAACTCGAAGAAGAAGCCTACGAGGACGACTTAGAGCGCAAAGCCGGCGAGTACGGCTTTGACTACGTCCGTCTCTCCGGCAACGTCGGCATCATCGGCAACGGTGCGGGCCTCGTCATGACGACGCTCGACCTCGTTGACTACTACGGCGGCAAGCCAGCCAACTTCCTCGACATCGGTGGCGGGGCAAAGGCCGCCCGCGTGGCGAACGCACTGGACATGGTCTTTTCGGACCCGAACGTCGATTCGGTCGTCTTCAACATCTTCGGCGGCATCACCCGCGGCGACGAGGTGGCGAAGGGGATCAACGAAGCGCTCGAAAGCTTCGACGAGATTCCAAAGCCCGTCATCGTCCGACTCGCCGGGACGAACGCCAAAGAGGGCATGGAGATTCTGAACACCGACCTCGTGCAGGTCGAAGGCACGCTTGAATCGGCCGTCCAAGCGGCTGTTGCACGCGCAGAGGAGGTTCAATAA
- the sucD gene encoding succinate--CoA ligase subunit alpha has protein sequence MSVFVDKDTRVVVQGITGGEGKFHTEQMMEYGTNVVAGAVPGKGGQEVSGVPVYDTVSEAVEEEDADASVVFVPPAFAADAIFEALDSELDLVVAITEGVPTQDMAKVYKRLSEVDTRLIGPNCPGLITPGEAKLGILPGNIFSEGNVGLVSRSGTLTYQVVDSLTQRGIGQTTAIGIGGDPIIGTSFVDALEAFENDPETEAVVMCGEIGGEDEEEAAAFIAEHMDTPVAGFIAGRTAPPGKRMGHAGAIVSGSGTGTAESKINALNEAGAPVGDTPEEVADYIEEFL, from the coding sequence ATGAGTGTATTTGTCGATAAGGACACCCGCGTCGTCGTCCAAGGGATTACGGGCGGCGAAGGGAAGTTCCACACCGAACAGATGATGGAGTACGGGACGAACGTCGTTGCCGGTGCCGTGCCGGGCAAGGGCGGCCAAGAAGTGAGCGGCGTCCCCGTCTACGACACCGTGAGCGAAGCCGTCGAAGAAGAGGACGCAGACGCATCCGTCGTCTTCGTTCCACCGGCGTTCGCCGCAGACGCCATCTTCGAAGCACTCGACTCCGAACTCGACCTGGTCGTCGCCATCACCGAAGGCGTCCCAACCCAGGACATGGCGAAGGTGTACAAGCGCCTCTCCGAGGTTGACACCCGCCTCATCGGGCCAAACTGTCCCGGCCTCATCACGCCCGGCGAAGCCAAACTCGGCATCCTGCCCGGCAACATCTTCTCCGAGGGCAACGTCGGTCTCGTCTCCCGCTCGGGAACGCTCACCTACCAAGTCGTGGACAGCCTGACCCAGCGCGGCATTGGCCAGACCACGGCAATCGGCATCGGTGGCGACCCAATCATCGGCACGTCGTTCGTAGACGCCCTCGAAGCGTTCGAGAACGACCCCGAGACCGAAGCCGTCGTCATGTGCGGTGAAATCGGTGGCGAGGACGAAGAGGAAGCCGCCGCGTTCATCGCAGAGCACATGGATACGCCGGTCGCTGGCTTCATCGCCGGCCGCACCGCCCCACCAGGAAAGCGCATGGGCCACGCGGGCGCAATCGTCTCCGGGTCGGGGACGGGCACCGCAGAGTCAAAAATCAACGCGCTCAACGAGGCAGGCGCACCCGTCGGCGACACCCCTGAGGAAGTCGCAGACTACATCGAAGAGTTCCTCTAA
- a CDS encoding DUF378 domain-containing protein, translating into MQYEGRIRANILDWASLILVIVGALNWGLVGIGGFINANWNVVNLIFGSIPTLENLIYLLVGLAGVYELYFAYQLYSARAEKPMAEKPA; encoded by the coding sequence ATGCAGTATGAAGGCAGAATTAGAGCAAACATTCTCGACTGGGCGTCGCTCATCCTCGTTATCGTGGGTGCGCTTAACTGGGGCCTCGTCGGGATTGGGGGCTTCATCAACGCCAACTGGAACGTCGTGAACCTCATCTTCGGCTCGATTCCGACGCTTGAGAACCTCATCTATCTCCTCGTCGGCCTCGCGGGCGTCTACGAGCTGTACTTCGCGTACCAGCTCTACTCCGCACGCGCGGAGAAGCCGATGGCAGAAAAGCCCGCATAA
- a CDS encoding NADH:flavin oxidoreductase: MTSDTSLFDEISLGALTLDNRVGLAPMTRTSATEDGTATAEMARYYAKFARGGFSFLITEGIYTDEAHSQGYHNQPGLATDEQAISWESVVDAVHDEDSAIFAQLMHAGAQAQGNRYTDETIAPAAVQPKGEQSPLYGGEGEFPVPREMTHADIEAVTEGFVAAAQRAEAAGFDGVEVHSANGYLLHAFLSAEYNTRDDEYGGSAENRVRFTRDIVEAVQAATADEFGVGVRISQAMVSDEEHKWENGEDDAAVFFDALSEAGANYIHTTDGDATAPTFGDDGPTLAEAAIEHGDAPVIANGGLGDPETARSVIDSGATLLTLGTSALANPDWPTKVKNNEALDDFDFEKTLLPKATISDFEVPAPADD, encoded by the coding sequence ATGACATCAGACACGTCCCTCTTCGACGAAATCTCTCTCGGCGCGCTCACACTCGACAACCGCGTCGGCCTCGCACCGATGACAAGGACGAGTGCGACCGAGGACGGAACCGCAACCGCTGAGATGGCTCGCTACTACGCCAAGTTCGCCCGCGGTGGCTTTTCGTTCCTCATCACCGAAGGCATCTACACCGACGAAGCCCACAGTCAAGGGTATCACAACCAGCCGGGGCTCGCAACCGACGAACAGGCCATCTCGTGGGAATCCGTCGTAGACGCCGTCCACGACGAGGACAGCGCCATCTTCGCCCAGTTGATGCACGCCGGGGCACAGGCGCAGGGCAACCGCTACACGGACGAGACCATCGCGCCCGCCGCCGTCCAGCCGAAAGGCGAGCAGAGTCCGCTCTACGGCGGCGAAGGCGAGTTCCCCGTGCCCCGTGAGATGACCCACGCAGACATCGAAGCGGTCACCGAAGGCTTCGTCGCCGCCGCACAGCGCGCCGAAGCCGCCGGGTTCGACGGCGTGGAAGTCCACAGCGCGAACGGCTACCTGCTCCACGCGTTCCTCTCTGCTGAGTACAACACGCGGGACGACGAGTACGGTGGCTCCGCGGAAAACCGGGTTCGCTTCACCCGCGACATCGTCGAAGCCGTCCAAGCAGCGACCGCAGACGAGTTCGGCGTTGGCGTCCGTATCTCACAGGCCATGGTGAGCGACGAAGAACACAAATGGGAAAACGGCGAGGACGACGCCGCCGTCTTCTTCGACGCCCTGAGCGAGGCGGGCGCAAACTACATCCACACGACCGACGGCGACGCGACCGCACCGACGTTCGGTGACGACGGGCCGACGCTCGCCGAAGCCGCCATCGAGCACGGTGACGCACCCGTCATCGCAAACGGTGGGCTTGGCGACCCCGAGACGGCTCGTTCCGTCATCGACTCGGGAGCCACACTCCTCACGCTCGGCACGAGCGCCCTCGCAAATCCAGACTGGCCAACGAAGGTCAAAAATAACGAAGCGCTCGACGATTTCGACTTCGAAAAGACGTTGCTGCCAAAAGCCACTATCAGCGACTTCGAAGTGCCAGCCCCCGCTGACGACTGA
- a CDS encoding aldo/keto reductase translates to MHDMADQPKLPRLGLGTSGMDGADATEVVATALDIGYRHIDTAQYYENETAVGEGIARAEIPREELFVATKIWHTNLAHDDVLETARESLDRLGLDYVDLLYVHWPAGAYEPAETLAAFDELSDAGVADHVGVSNFTPDLLDEARTHLDAPIFAHQIECHPLLQQRTLRIYGVGHDIEPVAYSPLARGRLLDHPVLAEIGAKYDATPAQISLAWLRENGIAAIPKSSSEAHLRANYESLTLDLRSEDLDRIDALDGGDRAIDPEFAPWEGET, encoded by the coding sequence ATGCACGATATGGCCGACCAGCCAAAACTACCGCGGCTCGGGCTTGGCACGTCCGGGATGGACGGGGCGGACGCCACCGAAGTCGTCGCAACTGCTCTCGACATCGGCTATCGCCACATCGACACGGCGCAGTACTACGAAAACGAGACGGCCGTCGGGGAGGGTATCGCCCGCGCTGAAATTCCGCGCGAGGAGTTGTTCGTCGCCACCAAAATTTGGCACACGAACCTCGCACACGACGACGTACTCGAAACCGCCCGCGAGAGTCTCGACCGCCTCGGCCTCGACTACGTTGACCTGCTCTACGTTCATTGGCCAGCGGGAGCCTACGAACCGGCAGAGACGCTCGCGGCGTTTGACGAACTTTCCGACGCCGGCGTTGCAGACCATGTCGGCGTCTCGAATTTCACACCCGACCTCTTAGACGAGGCGCGCACGCACCTCGACGCGCCGATTTTCGCGCATCAAATCGAGTGCCACCCGTTGCTCCAACAGCGCACGCTCCGCATCTATGGTGTGGGTCACGATATCGAACCCGTTGCGTATTCACCGCTCGCCCGTGGACGGCTTCTCGACCATCCGGTACTCGCAGAAATCGGCGCAAAGTACGACGCCACCCCAGCACAAATCAGCCTCGCGTGGCTGCGCGAAAACGGGATTGCGGCAATTCCAAAATCGAGCAGTGAAGCCCATCTCCGCGCGAATTACGAGAGCCTTACACTCGACTTGCGGAGCGAAGACCTCGACCGAATCGATGCGCTTGATGGAGGGGACCGGGCAATCGATCCGGAGTTTGCGCCGTGGGAAGGCGAAACGTAG